The following proteins are co-located in the Pyricularia oryzae 70-15 chromosome 1, whole genome shotgun sequence genome:
- a CDS encoding neutral alpha-glucosidase AB, with the protein MRSSSWSWATVFCLLFSLFTPVFMVKEHDFKKCDQSGFCKRNRAYADAATSSTWSSPYNVFAESVALKDGKLEAIILKTIAEDGATVRLPLTVSFLKSGTARVTVDEEKRLNKDIELRHGSNARKERYNEAEKFAIVGGLDVDAEAKVSFEDKDQITVKFGPEGKFEAHIKFAPFGIDFKRDGSSQIKFNDRGLLNMEHWRPKIDKAEYEKDSEGENKDENKEEKPQGEDESTWWEETFGGNTDTKPRGPESIGLDISFVDYEHVFGIPSHAGPLSLKETRGGDGNYNEPYRFYNLDVFEYILDSPMSLYGAIPFMQAHRKDSTVGVFWLNAAETWIDITKAKSSKNPMALGLGSKKTTQTHWISESGLLDVFVFLGPSPKDVIQKYGELTGFTAMPQEFSLGYHQCRWNYISDDDVKDVDRKMDKFHIPYDVIWLDIEYTDGKKYFTWDKDMFKDPLGMTKKLDEHGRKLVVIIDPHIKNEAGYPVVEEMKSKDLAVKTKDGSIFEGWCWPGASHYIDAFNSKAVEWWKTLFQYSSFTGTAENVFIWNDMNEPSVFNGPEVSMPKDNLHHGNWEHRDVHNLNGMTFHNATHQALISRKPGEKRRPFVLTRSFFAGSQRLGAMWTGDNQASWEHLGAATPMLLSQGIAGFPFSGADVGGFFGNPESDLMARWYQAGAFYPFFRGHAHIDARRREPYLIGEPYTSIVTKALRLRYSLLPSWYTTFQQAATQGTPIIRPMFYTHPSDEGGFAIDDQFFVGETGLLHKPVVEKDKETVDIYIPDDEVYYNYFTYGAIATTKGKRTTMPAPLDTIPLLMRGGHILARRDIPRRSSALMRFDPYTLVVTYPKSGRKAEGSLYVDDGDSFDYETQQYVHRKFVLEDNTISSADFEGRDEAALRKVKPGSWMKSFESVVVDKIVVLGVPVSKSAGDSVSVTVEGTGADGKPVKKTIEAELVKVPTPYVVIRGLGARVSADWKVSLAL; encoded by the coding sequence ATGCGGTCCTCCAGCTGGAGCTGGGCGACAGTCTTCTGTCTCCTATTCTCCCTCTTTACGCCGGTATTCATGGTCAAGGAGCATGACTTCAAGAAGTGCGATCAGTCCGGCTTTTGCAAGCGTAATCGGGCCTATGCCGATGCAGCCACCAGCTCTACCTGGTCATCCCCATACAATGTCTTTGCCGAGTCCGTCGCCTTGAAGGACGGCAAACTCGAGGCCATAATCCTTAAAACCATCGCTGAAGATGGCGCAACTGTCCGACTGCCATTGACCGTATCGTTCCTCAAGTCAGGCACCGCCCGTGTCACCGTCGACGAAGAGAAGCGTCTGAACAAGGACATTGAGCTCAGGCATGGCAGCAACGCCCGCAAAGAGCGCTACAATGAAGCTGAGAAGTTTGCCATTGTCGGTGGCTTGGATGTAGATGCCGAGGCCAAGGTTTCGTTTGAGGACAAGGACCAGATCACCGTCAAGTTCGGCCCCGAGGGCAAGTTCGAGGCCCACATCAAGTTTGCCCCCTTCGGCATCGACTTCAAGAGGGACGGCAGCAGCCAGATCAAGTTCAACGACCGTGGACTTCTGAACATGGAGCACTGGCGGCCCAAGATTGACAAGGCCGAGTACGAGAAGGACTCCGAGGGCGAGAACAAGGACGAAAACAAGGAAGAGAAGCCACAAGGCGAGGACGAGAGCACCTGGTGGGAGGAGACTTTTGGAGGCAACACGGACACCAAGCCTCGTGGCCCCGAGAGTATTGGTCTTGACATATCTTTCGTCGACTACGAGCACGTCTTTGGTATCCCATCGCACGCCGGCCCCTTGTCTCTGAAGGAGACACGCGGTGGTGATGGTAACTACAACGAGCCCTACCGTTTCTACAACCTCGATGTCTTTGAGTACATACTCGACAGCCCCATGAGTCTTTACGGAGCCATTCCATTTATGCAGGCTCACCGCAAGGACTCTACTGTCGGTGTCTTCTGGCTGAACGCAGCCGAGACTTGGATTGACATCACCAAGGCCAAGTCGTCCAAGAACCCCATGGCTCTCGGACTGGGCTCAAAGAAGACCACTCAGACACACTGGATCTCCGAGAGCGGACTCCTGGACGTCTTTGTCTTCCTGGGCCCCAGCCCGAAGGATGTCATCCAGAAGTACGGCGAGTTGACTGGCTTCACCGCCATGCCGCAAGAATTCTCCCTGGGCTACCACCAGTGCCGTTGGAACTACATCTCCGACGACGATGTTAAGGATGTCGACCGTAAGATGGATAAGTTCCACATTCCTTACGACGTCATCTGGCTCGATATCGAATACACCGATGGCAAGAAGTACTTCACCTGGGACAAGGACATGTTCAAGGACCCCCTTGGCATGACCAAGAAGCTTGATGAGCACGGCCGCAAGCTCGTTGTCATTATTGATCCGCACATCAAGAATGAGGCCGGATACCCGGTCGTCGAGGAGATGAAATCCAAGGACTTGGCAGTCAAGACCAAGGATGGCAGTATTTTCGAGGGTTGGTGCTGGCCTGGTGCTTCCCACTACATCGATGCCTTCAACTCCAAGGCTGTTGAGTGGTGGAAGACCCTCTTCCAATACTCTTCATTCACCGGCACCGCCGAGAATGTCTTTATCTGGAACGACATGAATGAGCCGTCTGTCTTCAACGGACCAGAGGTCAGCATGCCCAAGGATAACCTGCACCACGGCAACTGGGAGCACAGAGATGTGCACAACCTCAACGGCATGACTTTCCACAACGCCACTCACCAAGCCCTCATCTCCCGGAAGCCCGGTGAGAAGCGTCGGCCTTTCGTCCTCACCCGATCCTTCTTCGCAGGCTCGCAGCGTCTCGGTGCCATGTGGACTGGTGACAACCAGGCTTCCTGGGAGCATCTCGGCGCCGCCACCCCCATGCTGCTGAGCCAAGGTATTGCCGGATTCCCATTCTCCGGTGCCGACGTGGGTGGATTCTTTGGCAACCCCGAGAGTGACCTGATGGCCCGTTGGTACCAGGCCGGTGCCTTCTACCCATTCTTCCGTGGCCACGCCCACATCGATGCCCGTCGCCGTGAGCCCTACCTTATCGGAGAGCCTTACACTTCCATCGTGACCAAGGCGCTCCGTCTTCGCTACAGTCTGCTTCCCTCGTGGTACACCACCTTCCAGCAGGCCGCAACCCAGGGCACACCCATTATCCGGCCCATGTTCTACACACACCCGTCCGACGAGGGTGGCTTCGCTATCGACGACCAGTTCTTTGTCGGTGAGACTGGTCTCCTCCACAAGCCTGTGGTCGAGAAGGACAAGGAAACGGTGGACATTTACATCCCTGACGACGAGGTGTACTACAACTACTTCACCTACGGTGCCATCGCTACCACCAAGGGCAAGCGCACAACCATGCCTGCCCCTCTGGACACGATCCCGCTCCTAATGCGCGGCGGCCACATCCTTGCCCGCAGGGATATCCCCCGCCGGTCAAGCGCCCTCATGCGCTTTGACCCGTACACTCTCGTGGTCACATATCCCAAGTCTGGCCGCAAGGCTGAGGGTTCGCTGTACGTTGACGACGGCGACAGCTTCGACTACGAGACGCAGCAGTACGTGCACCGCAAGTTCGTGCTTGAGGACAACACCATCTCGTCAGCCGACTTTGAGGGCCGTGACGAAGCTGCCTTGCGCAAGGTCAAGCCCGGTTCCTGGATGAAGTCGTTTGAGTCTGTGGTGGTGGACAAGATTGTTGTTTTGGGAGTGCCAGTGTCCAAGTCTGCAGGAGACAGCGTCTCGGTCACCGTGGAGGGCACTGGTGCTGACGGAAAGCCGGTCAAGAAGACGATCGAGGCCGAGCTGGTCAAGGTACCGACGCCTTATGTCGTTATTCGTGGCCTTGGTGCCCGTGTTTCGGCCGACTGGAAGGTTTCTTTAGCACTGTGA
- a CDS encoding nucleoside diphosphate kinase, whose protein sequence is MASPDSQPKPKPSSNGATTGDPAIKLGHQQRQKIFTPPNFALLLCLLLSLVNFYHLQKPGRASVIYVQEPSTPIPPTIYKNTAKMSTEQTFIAIKPDGVQRGLVGPIISRFEQRGYKLVAIKLVTPGKAHLEQHYADLKDKPFFAGLVEYMNSGPIAAMVWEGRDAVKTGRTLLGATNPLASAPGTIRGDYAIDVGRNVCHGSDSVENAKKEIALWFKEGEVVSYQASQASWIYEKP, encoded by the exons ATGGCTTCCCCCGATTCGCAGCCCAAGCCCAAGCCCAGCAGCAACGGCGCCACGACGGGAGACCCCGCCATCAAGCTTGGGCACCAGCAAAGGCAGAAAATATTTACCCCGCCAAATTTTGCGTTGCTGCTATGCCTCCTCCTCAGTCTGGTGAATTTTTACCACCTACAAAAGCCAGGCCGAGCTTCTGTCATTTACGTTCAAGAACCTAGTACTCCAATTCCTCCCACCATCTACAAAAACACCGCCAAAATGTCTACTGAGCAGAC CTTCATTGCCATCAAGCCCGACGGCGTCCAG CGCGGTCTGGTCGGCCCCATCATCTCCCGCTTCGAGCAGCGCGG CTACAAGCTGGTTGCCATCAAGCTGGTTACCCCCGGCAAGGCCCACCTCGAGCAGCACT ACGCCGACCTGAAGGACAAGCCCTTCTTCGCTGGCCTCGTTGAGT ACATGAACAGCGGCCCCATTGCCGCCATGGTCTGGGAGGGCCGTGACGCCGTCAAGACCGGCCGTA CTCTCCTCGGTGCCACCAACCCCCTTGCCTCGGCCCCTGGCACCATCCGTGG TGACTACGCCATCGACGTTGGCCGCAACGTCTGCCACGGCTCCGACAGCGTCGAGAACGCCAAGAAGGAGATCGCCCTTTGGTTCAAGGAGGGTGAGGTCGTCAGCTACCAGGCCTCGCAGGCTTCCTGGATCTACGAGAAGCCGTAA
- a CDS encoding 3'-5' exoribonuclease CSL4 — MTTAAPPSLALPGQLLGPSSRYRAGPGTHIHEANLYSSLLGAVSITQPAKPAGPTKRPNKIVKPGMLSSSAAENLPTISVQRRRRAAAALPEVGDVVLCRVTRVSHQQAIVAILVVGDAVLDAEWQGVIRVRDVRATEKDRVKIGESFRPGDIVRAQVISLGDQANYYLTTASNELGVIMANSDAGNPMYPVSWKEYKDPETGLSEPRKVAKP; from the exons ATGACGACAGCCGCGCCACCCTCCCTCGCCCTTCCAggccagctcctcggccCCAGCTCTCGATACCGCGCCGGGCCGGGCACTCACATCCACGAAGCGAACCTGTACTCGTCGCTGCTGGGCGCCGTCTCCATCACGCAACCCGCAAAGCCTGCCGGGCCGACGAAGCGGCCCAACAAGATCGTCAAGCCCGGCATGCTGTCGAGTTCGGCGGCCGAGAACCTCCCCACGATATCGGTGCAGCGGCGgaggcgggcggcggcggcgctccCCGAGGTCGGAGACGTGGTGCTGTGCCGCGTCACGCGCGTGTCGCACCAGCAGGCCATTGTGGCGATCCTGGTGGTGGGCGACGCCGTGCTCGATGCGGAGTGGCAGGGCGTGATCAGGGTCAGGGACGTCAGGGCGACGGAGAAGGATAGGGTCAAGATTGGGGAGAGTTTTAGGCCTGGTGATATTGTGCGGGCGCAGGTG ATCTCCCTCGGAGACCAAGCCAACTACTACCTTACGACCGCCAGCAACGAGCTTGGAGTCATCATGGCCAACAGCGATGCCGGCAACCCCATGTATCCGGTCAGCTGGAAAGAGTACAAGGACCCGGAGACGGGACTGAGCGAGCCTAGAAAGGTGGCCAAGCCTTGA
- a CDS encoding tRNA pseudouridine synthase B, variant, whose amino-acid sequence MVIPSVTGLDGIFAINKPMGMSSAQVIRDCQAYFQPSRLFAPMLAREAEEARRDAATQGKHNRKWKKRKQDPRVKMGHGGTLDPLATGVLILGVGRATKSLQNFLECTKTYETIVVFGAATDTYDRVGRILAKKSYDEITRDKVEKQLDAFRGKYKQMPPLYSALKMNGKPLYEYAREGKPIPREIETREVEVLGLELLEWYEPGTHNHRWPTEEAGIAEKSLAESVWRVEHEQATGKKLTPEQGAEEDRAFAAHQSFKEQAEERQDKLVFERGQKRKAEESNGRPNKKQQGKQGREQLMSGALGELPPGGPSKGRGSDLVPPAPSADTPPPWDGKGPPACKIRMTVTSGFYVRSFAHELGEKVGSAALMAELVRNRQGDFVLEGDNCLEYDDLVKGEDAWGPKLEKVLHQWSSTHLQGVGPLKSVYAEEPKTTAVNQEGPSGTAADKKPATDEKPAAASVEESQTKESGVKAEETKPTDTKGETIDGYEEWNGFSD is encoded by the exons ATGGTCATACCATCAGTGACGGGCCTGGATGGCATCTTTG CCATCAACAAGCCAATGGGCATGTCCTCGGCTCAGGTCATCCGCGACTGTCAAGCTTACTTTCAGCCCTCTCGACTATTTGCGCCAATGCTCGCGCGCGAAGCAGAGGAGGCCCGTCGCGACGCCGCGACGCAGGGCAAACATAACCGCAAAtggaagaagaggaagcAGGACCCCCGCGTCAAGATGGGTCACGGTGGTACGCTGGATCCGCTGGCGACGGGCGTGCTGATCCTGGGCGTCGGCCGCGCTACCAAGTCGCTCCAAAACTTTCTAGAGTGCACCAAGACCTACGAGACCATCGTGGTGTTTGGCGCCGCTACCGACACGTACGACCGCGTCGGGCGCATCCTGGCCAAGAAGTCATACGACGAAATCACGAGGgataaggttgagaagcaGCTGGATGCGTTCAGGGGCAAGTACAAGCAAATGCCCCCGCTGTACTCGGCTCTCAAGATGAACGGCAAGCCGCTCTACGAGTACGCGCGTGAGGGCAAGCCGATCCCACGCGAGATAGAAACCCGCGAAGTCGAGGTTCTCGGTCTGGAGCTGTTGGAGTGGTATGAGCCGGGTACTCACAACCACCGATGGCCGACCGAGGAGGCTGGCATTGCCGAGAAGAGCCTTGCTGAGAGCGTGTGGAGGGTGGAGCACGAGCAGGCGACTGGCAAGAAGCTGACGCCTGAGCAGGGAGCGGAGGAGGACCGGGCATTTGCCGCCCACCAGTCGTTCAAGGAGCAAGCCGAGGAGCGTCAGGACAAGCTCGTCTTTGAGCGGGGTCAGAAGCGCAAGGCCGAAGAGAGCAATGGCAGGCCAAACAAGAAGCAGCAGGGGAAGCAAGGCCGAGAACAGCTCATGTCAGGAGCACTAGGAGAGCTGCCACCGGGAGGCCCATCTAAGGGACGCGGGTCAGATTTGGTGCCACCAGCTCCTAGCGCGGACACGCCACCGCCGTGGGACGGCAAGGGACCGCCAGCTTGCAAGATCAGGATGACTGTCACATCAGGATTCTACGTGAGGAGTTTTGCACATGAACTGGGCGAGAAGGTGGGGTCGGCCGCATTGATGGCTGAGCTGGTCCGTAACAGACAAGGCGACTTTGTGCTCGAGGGGGACAACTGCCTCGAATATGATGACCTTGTCAAGGGTGAAGACGCGTGGGGTCCAAAGTTGGAAAAGGTTCTGCACCAGTGGTCGTCGACACATTTACAGGGGGTTGGACCTCTGAAGAGCGTCTACGCCGAAGAACCAAAGACTACCGCTGTCAATCAGGAGGGTCCGTCGGGTACCGCCGCGGACAAGAAGCCAGCTACAGACGAGAAGCCAGCTGCAGCTTCTGTTGAAGAATCCCAGACCAAGGAATCAGGTGTCAAGGCGGAAGAGACAAAGCCAACGGATACCAAGGGTGAGACCATCGACGGTTATGAAGAGTGGAACGGCTTTTCTGATTAA
- a CDS encoding C-8 sterol isomerase: MSSPISGFLRFVAVLLAVVSPLVYLAEQRLESFYVFDHKHLHELSTQAIAQHGNNTRAIVGHIVDELRARPETTKYISVQEEWVFNNAGGAMGGMYIIHASVTEYLIIFGTAIGTEGHTGRHTADDYFNILTGEQWAYVPGEYEPEVYPAGSVHHLRRGTVKQYKMPEGCFALEYARGWIPPMLFFGFADGLSSTLDFPTLWQTTVVTGREMLGNLMLGKF, from the exons ATGTCGTCCCCAATCAGCGGGTTCCTCCGCTTCGTGGCTGTCCTCCTGGCCGTCGTCTCGCCGCTCGTTTACCTTGCCGAGCAGCGCCTCGAATCCTTCTACGTCTTTGACCACAAGCACCTGCACGAGCTGTCCACCCAGGCCATCGCCCAGCACGGCAACAACACGCGCGCCATTGTAGGCCACAttgtcgacgagctgcgcGCCCGCCCCGAGACGACCAAGTACATCAGCGTTCAGGAGGAATGGGTTTTTAACAATGCCGGCGGTGCCATGGGTGGCATGTACATCATCCATGCCa GCGTCACCGAGTACCTCATCATCTTCGGCACCGCCATCGGAACTGAGGGCCACACCGGCCGCCACACCGCCGACGACTACTTCAACATCCTGACCGGCGAGCAGTGGGCTTACGTTCCCGGAGAGTACGAGCCCGAGGTCTACCCTGCCGGCAGCGTCCACCACCTCCGCCGCGGCACCGTCAAGCAGTACAAGATGCCTGAGGGCTGCTTCGCTCTCGAGTACGCCCGCGGCTGGATCCCGCCCATGCTATTCTTTGGCTTTGCCGACGGCCTCAGCAGCACCCTCGACTTCCCCACCCTGTGGCAAACCACTGTGGTCACTGGTCGTGAGATGCTGGGCAACTTGATGCTTGGCAAGTTTTAG
- a CDS encoding tRNA pseudouridine synthase B yields MKRSLWKLADMVIPSVTGLDGIFAINKPMGMSSAQVIRDCQAYFQPSRLFAPMLAREAEEARRDAATQGKHNRKWKKRKQDPRVKMGHGGTLDPLATGVLILGVGRATKSLQNFLECTKTYETIVVFGAATDTYDRVGRILAKKSYDEITRDKVEKQLDAFRGKYKQMPPLYSALKMNGKPLYEYAREGKPIPREIETREVEVLGLELLEWYEPGTHNHRWPTEEAGIAEKSLAESVWRVEHEQATGKKLTPEQGAEEDRAFAAHQSFKEQAEERQDKLVFERGQKRKAEESNGRPNKKQQGKQGREQLMSGALGELPPGGPSKGRGSDLVPPAPSADTPPPWDGKGPPACKIRMTVTSGFYVRSFAHELGEKVGSAALMAELVRNRQGDFVLEGDNCLEYDDLVKGEDAWGPKLEKVLHQWSSTHLQGVGPLKSVYAEEPKTTAVNQEGPSGTAADKKPATDEKPAAASVEESQTKESGVKAEETKPTDTKEPEPTAGPSTA; encoded by the exons ATGAAAAGAAGTCTGTGGAAGCTCGCCGATATGGTCATACCATCAGTGACGGGCCTGGATGGCATCTTTG CCATCAACAAGCCAATGGGCATGTCCTCGGCTCAGGTCATCCGCGACTGTCAAGCTTACTTTCAGCCCTCTCGACTATTTGCGCCAATGCTCGCGCGCGAAGCAGAGGAGGCCCGTCGCGACGCCGCGACGCAGGGCAAACATAACCGCAAAtggaagaagaggaagcAGGACCCCCGCGTCAAGATGGGTCACGGTGGTACGCTGGATCCGCTGGCGACGGGCGTGCTGATCCTGGGCGTCGGCCGCGCTACCAAGTCGCTCCAAAACTTTCTAGAGTGCACCAAGACCTACGAGACCATCGTGGTGTTTGGCGCCGCTACCGACACGTACGACCGCGTCGGGCGCATCCTGGCCAAGAAGTCATACGACGAAATCACGAGGgataaggttgagaagcaGCTGGATGCGTTCAGGGGCAAGTACAAGCAAATGCCCCCGCTGTACTCGGCTCTCAAGATGAACGGCAAGCCGCTCTACGAGTACGCGCGTGAGGGCAAGCCGATCCCACGCGAGATAGAAACCCGCGAAGTCGAGGTTCTCGGTCTGGAGCTGTTGGAGTGGTATGAGCCGGGTACTCACAACCACCGATGGCCGACCGAGGAGGCTGGCATTGCCGAGAAGAGCCTTGCTGAGAGCGTGTGGAGGGTGGAGCACGAGCAGGCGACTGGCAAGAAGCTGACGCCTGAGCAGGGAGCGGAGGAGGACCGGGCATTTGCCGCCCACCAGTCGTTCAAGGAGCAAGCCGAGGAGCGTCAGGACAAGCTCGTCTTTGAGCGGGGTCAGAAGCGCAAGGCCGAAGAGAGCAATGGCAGGCCAAACAAGAAGCAGCAGGGGAAGCAAGGCCGAGAACAGCTCATGTCAGGAGCACTAGGAGAGCTGCCACCGGGAGGCCCATCTAAGGGACGCGGGTCAGATTTGGTGCCACCAGCTCCTAGCGCGGACACGCCACCGCCGTGGGACGGCAAGGGACCGCCAGCTTGCAAGATCAGGATGACTGTCACATCAGGATTCTACGTGAGGAGTTTTGCACATGAACTGGGCGAGAAGGTGGGGTCGGCCGCATTGATGGCTGAGCTGGTCCGTAACAGACAAGGCGACTTTGTGCTCGAGGGGGACAACTGCCTCGAATATGATGACCTTGTCAAGGGTGAAGACGCGTGGGGTCCAAAGTTGGAAAAGGTTCTGCACCAGTGGTCGTCGACACATTTACAGGGGGTTGGACCTCTGAAGAGCGTCTACGCCGAAGAACCAAAGACTACCGCTGTCAATCAGGAGGGTCCGTCGGGTACCGCCGCGGACAAGAAGCCAGCTACAGACGAGAAGCCAGCTGCAGCTTCTGTTGAAGAATCCCAGACCAAGGAATCAGGTGTCAAGGCGGAAGAGACAAAGCCAACGGATACCAAGG AACCCGAACCCACCGCAGGACCGTCCACCGCTTAA